Genomic segment of Aliiroseovarius sp. M344:
TGCCGTTGGCATTGGTGCCTGTTTGTGATCCATCCACTAGGTTCAGACCGTTGAACTGAGCTGCACCGACCACCGAAGTAATTTGGTTCCGCAGCGCAACGATGTCCGTTTGGATTTTGCCGCGATCAACATTGTCTTCTTGGGCAGCGACGATCTTGGATTTGATCTCGGTCAGCAGGTCGGTCACCGTTTCCGACGCCTGGCGCGCGACCGCAACAGTGCTTTCCCCAAGTGACAAGCTATCCGAAATGCCTTTGAAGCCCTTCACGTCCGCTTCCATCACTTTTGAGATCGCCCAGACCGCGGCGTTGTCTTTGGCTGACCCGATGGCTTTGCCTGTCGAGATTTCCGCTTGTGTGCTGGCGAGATTTGAGTTGATGGATTTCAACGTCTGAAGTGCGACCATTGCGCTGTTATTTGTCAGAATACTGGACATTCGTGTGTTCCCTTAAGTCATTGGCGCTTTGCGCCAGTTTTCATATCCGCCGGTCTTGGCGGGGGTTCCAAGCCATTCTGACTTCTGCAATGCCGGATTTGCGACACGCGCCATCCCCTCAGGATGCAGGCAAAGGATGATGCCAATCCTCTAAAGGAAATCTGAATCGCCCCAATTCATATGCATTCAATTTAAGACAATTCAGATGCTGTCACGCTTTTCGCTCAAGCAGAGATTCTGGTTTGGACAGATCCTTTGGTTGACCCGCTTGAGTGTAAGTGCGCAGCTCCGTCTGAGTTGAGCGCAAGGCATCCAAACGCTGTTTTACCGAACGAATGCCTCTGGCTGCCGCCGCAAGAAGTTGCTGATTTCTGTCAGCCTGACTGCGAAGTTGCTCAAGCGCAGGAATGGCGTCATCCGAAGGCTCCAGCGCATTGAACAGTCGCTCCTTTTCTGGAAGCAGCCTGGCGAGTTGTTCGATCTCTCCCGCAAGAATCTGCGCGCGTTCCCGCTCCAAAAGATCCGCAAGAGCATTCACAGCTGCATGAGGTTCAGTTCGCGCCATCGTCGTGTCCCTTCATTGCTTCAAACAAAGACTGTGCCAACCCGATCCCCCCGGCTTTGACCATTTCATCAGCCTGAGCCTGCCTGAGAAAAGATGAAAACTGATCTTCACCCGCGCCGCCGCCAAAGCTATCTGGCGTTTTCCCAACGCCAGCAGATTTCAACATCTCGGACAGGAAGCTGGCTTCCAGCTTTTGAGCAACATCCATCAGGCGGGCGTCTTGTGTTGCGTCCCGATCAGCGTTGGGTGCTGTTCCACCCAATTTGGAAATTCCAACAATGTCCATCTTTGACCTTCTCGATTGCGAACAATTTTCTTGGTTATCTCATCAAGCAGTAAAGAACTGGTAACCCGCGTCTGCGAAGGTCAGTTCAACGGAGTCAGAACACCCGGATTTATTGATGCAGATAACTCAGACCATGCGTTTCGGTGGGTTCAGCGAAACGGAAAATCGACAGATTGGCCAATCAGCAAAAGCGCAGGTGGACTCTATTCCCGTGGATTCTATCGATGACACAGCCATCGGCTTGGTGTTTTCACTGACGCCGGACATTCCGGGGCTGGTTGCACCAGGGAACGGCCCGACCCCCAGATCGCGAATGCTGGCCGCTGGCTCTGATGATTTCGGCGAGGCCAAATTGCAGGGCAACAAGTTGCTAGAAACAGTTGAGATCAGTGGCGGTCTCTTGCCAGAGATGACCCAGTTGAAGCTGGGTCAAGCAGCCCAAACCAAAGACGGTACACCGCAGTTAATTATGGATGCTGCTGGGTCGACTGAGAGGTCCGCTTCTTTGAAGGATTGGGTGGCCGAGATGCCCTTAATGCCGCAATTGCAACCTGCAACTGCGACACAACTTTCGACCTCTGCCAGTCAGCCCGGCCATGGGTCATTGCCTATGGTCGCGTCGTCAACTTCGGATATCGGAACAGGGCCGAAACCACGGCACAATGTCGATGCTTTGCAAGAGTCAGTGCAAACGTCTCAACCCCAAACACAGCCCACAGAGGGACGCCACCCGAAAGCGACGATCAACCCAGAACTAAGCGCTTTGCCAAATTCAATCGGCGCGGCACCCCTGTCGCCAGCACCCCAACCGGTGACGGTCTCTTCAATCAGTGAACCGCTTCATCCTGTGGTCGCCGAGCAACCGCAATCGGCACGCTTGCTCCATTCAGGCGAACCGGCAAACGTAACACCGCCTTTGCCCGCTCAGACCAACGAAGCACAGCAAGATCATTTGGCGCGCGCGCAGGCATCAACTGCAGTGGCATCCGATCCGGCCAAACCAACTCTACCCACGGAAGGCTTTGTGGCACAGAAATCGCCGGTCAACGACGCACAGACGCAACGCAAAAACGGACCAGCGGCCACGGCGCCTTCTGTCCCGCCGAAATCTGCCAACGCTCCATTGCAGGTGGCCACCGAGGCAACAGGTGGTCAAACCTTTAGCGTTGAGTCTGACATCCAGCAGGTCGTTTCAGAACGTGACGATGCACCTTCTGACATGACTGCCCCACTTGCCCGAGAGGCTGGCCACCTGACGCAACCGGCCCGTCTGACGCAAGAGGTGCCTCGCATCATCTCTGCACAGCTGGTCGAGGTTGCGCGTTCACACCCCGACAAACCGGTTGAACTGACGCTGAACCCGGAAGAGTTGGGGCGCTTGCGAATGACCTTCCAGACAGAGGCGTCTTCGATGAATGTCATCTTGCAGTTTGAACGCCCCGAGACTTTGGATCTTATGCGGCGTCATATCGAGC
This window contains:
- a CDS encoding flagellar biosynthesis protein FlgN produces the protein MARTEPHAAVNALADLLERERAQILAGEIEQLARLLPEKERLFNALEPSDDAIPALEQLRSQADRNQQLLAAAARGIRSVKQRLDALRSTQTELRTYTQAGQPKDLSKPESLLERKA
- a CDS encoding rod-binding protein, with protein sequence MDVAQKLEASFLSEMLKSAGVGKTPDSFGGGAGEDQFSSFLRQAQADEMVKAGGIGLAQSLFEAMKGHDDGAN
- a CDS encoding flagellar hook-length control protein FliK, yielding MDSIDDTAIGLVFSLTPDIPGLVAPGNGPTPRSRMLAAGSDDFGEAKLQGNKLLETVEISGGLLPEMTQLKLGQAAQTKDGTPQLIMDAAGSTERSASLKDWVAEMPLMPQLQPATATQLSTSASQPGHGSLPMVASSTSDIGTGPKPRHNVDALQESVQTSQPQTQPTEGRHPKATINPELSALPNSIGAAPLSPAPQPVTVSSISEPLHPVVAEQPQSARLLHSGEPANVTPPLPAQTNEAQQDHLARAQASTAVASDPAKPTLPTEGFVAQKSPVNDAQTQRKNGPAATAPSVPPKSANAPLQVATEATGGQTFSVESDIQQVVSERDDAPSDMTAPLAREAGHLTQPARLTQEVPRIISAQLVEVARSHPDKPVELTLNPEELGRLRMTFQTEASSMNVILQFERPETLDLMRRHIELLARDMHELGYDNVNFSFQQQGDAPTDGHPKSDAEPRQPGRVDTIAHPPKQDVVKINIGESVGMDIRI